One genomic region from Halococcus qingdaonensis encodes:
- a CDS encoding CBS domain-containing protein — translation MSVRARDIMTSEVESVGPDEEISTVLTRLSRAEFNGFPVTDDGRLVGIVTQGDLVDLFQPSDRTLWIPIGFPPFIEPIDYAFDFSWDDLDVNLDLAKHAGKPISSVMTKDVVTVEPDASLDEVLSVLADEERDINRVPVIDDEEIVGIITREDLLRTLDRERE, via the coding sequence ATGTCCGTTCGCGCGCGTGACATCATGACGAGCGAGGTCGAGAGCGTCGGTCCGGACGAGGAGATCAGCACCGTGCTGACGCGGCTCTCGCGGGCCGAGTTCAACGGGTTTCCGGTCACCGACGACGGCCGCCTCGTCGGCATCGTCACGCAGGGCGATCTCGTCGACCTGTTCCAGCCGAGCGATCGCACGCTCTGGATCCCGATCGGCTTCCCGCCGTTCATCGAACCGATCGACTACGCCTTCGATTTCTCGTGGGACGATCTCGACGTCAACCTCGATCTCGCGAAACACGCCGGCAAACCGATCAGCAGCGTGATGACGAAAGACGTCGTCACTGTCGAGCCCGACGCCAGTCTGGACGAAGTGCTCTCGGTGCTGGCCGACGAGGAGCGCGACATCAATCGCGTGCCGGTGATCGACGACGAGGAGATCGTCGGCATCATCACCCGCGAGGACCTCCTGCGGACGCTCGATCGCGAACGCGAGTAG
- a CDS encoding heavy metal translocating P-type ATPase, which produces MLIESDGEALALGFDERHPTGERTYSMYANTTHDTHRATDTATAETAYFSLRGMHTRACESFLETLATDIDGVRDAAASYSAETVRVTYDPGRVDTDAIADGLSRWGYRASAPSPDATDEDRSALAFDRVRTAFAIIVVAPVYMLYLVFFYPVYLGLYPDAYLDTHAIVVGLYGPVVLFTTITVFGVGFPIFRSAYISLRERQLTLDVLIALSALATYAYSVLSLAFFDKAYLSFDVAMTIIVVATIANYVRAADEQRTVADLAERLDGSQSRATRLADGGTETLPVDDCEAGDTLLVKPGEHVPFDGRVLDGRGAVDESLVTGEARPQRKVPGDGVVGGSIAIDGAFEVRVGDGATSLLDRLRALVWDLQATQTNAARLTSRIARRYVPLVSALAVVTFAGWLLAGATVDTALLTGLSVLVVACPVALALAGPLALGRGLATAADQGVAVLDRTLLERIIDIDIVAFDKTGTLTTGELRVTGVTALGEREELLARAAAVESHSGHPIAAAIDERATAIGDVDEFEHHRYGVSATVEGSRTAVGNPTLFNELGWEIPETVRSRVAKIRTAGELPAVVGWDGAATGVVALADTPREGWTKVVERLAADGRRVVCITGDDPQVAARFEASAIDEVFADVAPEAKEGIVQELGAEGTVAMVGDGTNDAPALAAADVGVAMLAGSDFTATAADALLTSDDLDSFVDCLAIARGTRRRLVENLALALSVPVVGTMLAVAGVVTPVVASALLVVGTLLVVFNSRRSLAGDDS; this is translated from the coding sequence GTGCTCATTGAATCCGACGGCGAAGCGCTCGCGTTAGGGTTCGACGAACGGCATCCGACCGGCGAGCGTACGTATTCAATGTATGCTAACACTACTCACGACACGCACAGAGCGACCGACACAGCGACCGCCGAGACGGCGTATTTCTCGCTGCGCGGGATGCACACTCGTGCCTGTGAATCGTTTCTCGAAACGCTCGCGACCGACATCGACGGCGTTCGCGACGCGGCGGCGAGCTACAGCGCCGAGACGGTTCGCGTGACCTACGATCCCGGACGGGTCGACACCGACGCCATCGCCGACGGGCTCTCGCGGTGGGGCTACCGGGCATCGGCCCCCTCGCCGGACGCGACCGACGAGGACCGTAGCGCGCTCGCGTTCGACCGCGTCAGGACGGCCTTCGCGATCATCGTCGTCGCTCCGGTCTACATGCTCTATCTGGTCTTCTTCTATCCGGTCTATCTCGGTCTCTATCCCGACGCGTATCTCGACACCCACGCCATCGTCGTCGGCCTGTACGGCCCGGTCGTCCTGTTCACGACGATCACCGTCTTCGGCGTCGGCTTCCCGATCTTTCGCTCGGCATATATCAGCCTCCGCGAGCGCCAACTCACCCTCGACGTGCTGATCGCGCTGTCGGCGCTCGCCACGTACGCGTATTCGGTGCTCTCGCTCGCGTTCTTCGACAAAGCCTACCTCTCGTTCGACGTCGCGATGACGATCATCGTCGTGGCGACGATCGCCAACTACGTGCGTGCCGCCGACGAGCAGCGCACCGTCGCCGATCTCGCCGAGCGACTCGACGGCTCGCAATCGCGTGCGACGCGACTCGCCGACGGTGGTACCGAGACGCTCCCGGTCGACGACTGCGAGGCCGGCGACACGCTGCTCGTGAAGCCCGGCGAGCACGTCCCGTTCGACGGTCGGGTGCTCGACGGTCGCGGAGCGGTCGACGAATCGCTCGTCACCGGCGAGGCACGCCCACAGCGGAAGGTCCCCGGCGATGGCGTGGTCGGCGGTTCGATCGCGATCGACGGTGCCTTCGAGGTCCGTGTCGGCGACGGTGCGACCAGCCTGCTCGATCGACTCCGCGCGCTCGTCTGGGATCTGCAGGCGACGCAGACGAACGCCGCCCGGCTCACGAGCCGGATCGCCAGACGGTATGTCCCGCTGGTCTCTGCACTCGCCGTCGTGACGTTCGCGGGCTGGCTGCTCGCCGGAGCGACGGTCGATACAGCGTTGCTGACGGGGCTGTCGGTGCTCGTCGTCGCCTGCCCGGTGGCGCTGGCGCTGGCCGGCCCGCTCGCGCTCGGGCGCGGTCTCGCGACGGCGGCCGACCAGGGCGTGGCCGTCCTCGATCGGACGCTGCTCGAACGGATCATCGACATCGATATCGTCGCGTTCGACAAGACCGGGACACTCACGACCGGCGAACTGCGCGTGACTGGCGTCACGGCGCTCGGCGAACGGGAGGAACTCCTCGCGCGTGCGGCCGCCGTCGAGTCGCACTCGGGCCATCCGATCGCGGCGGCCATCGATGAGCGGGCGACGGCGATCGGGGACGTCGATGAGTTCGAGCACCATCGCTACGGCGTCAGCGCCACCGTGGAGGGGTCGCGAACGGCGGTCGGCAACCCGACGCTGTTCAACGAACTCGGTTGGGAAATCCCCGAAACGGTACGATCACGGGTCGCCAAGATCCGTACGGCGGGCGAGCTGCCGGCGGTCGTCGGCTGGGATGGTGCGGCGACGGGCGTCGTCGCGCTCGCGGACACACCACGAGAGGGATGGACGAAAGTCGTCGAGCGTCTCGCGGCCGACGGCAGGCGGGTCGTCTGCATCACGGGCGACGATCCGCAGGTCGCCGCCCGATTCGAGGCGTCGGCCATCGACGAGGTGTTCGCCGACGTGGCACCCGAGGCGAAGGAGGGAATCGTTCAGGAACTCGGCGCGGAGGGGACGGTGGCAATGGTCGGCGACGGCACCAACGACGCGCCGGCGCTCGCGGCGGCCGATGTCGGCGTAGCGATGCTGGCCGGCAGCGACTTCACCGCCACGGCCGCCGACGCGCTGTTGACGAGCGACGATCTCGACTCGTTCGTCGACTGTCTCGCCATCGCCCGCGGGACGCGCCGGCGGCTCGTCGAGAACCTTGCGCTCGCGCTCTCTGTTCCGGTAGTCGGGACGATGCTGGCAGTCGCGGGCGTCGTCACCCCCGTCGTCGCGTCCGCGTTGCTCGTCGTCGGCACGCTTCTCGTCGTCTTCAATAGCCGCCGTTCGCTGGCGGGAGACGACTCTTGA
- a CDS encoding DUF7388 family protein: MSDLAAFASGFDAVALKPTEIDVASIDLSDVGHAVVDYEGRKHLPEPALLADRARETALSVTTPVRADGFDPLGDDGLSASLPETVGRVLVAGNPAYLTETERTRAIAPRLGAARERTPAAWVGTEGIARIALAAGGTQFELLAPTTIREVRALRAAGFDDGIAVYTPVVRSADEDVLLDALGDYVARRGSVSAALDDARGDVATAADGMRTDAGATGEPRSVLVSAIERFALVGTDDAIDGRIDELRSAGVDTLVGYPARGPAALGR, encoded by the coding sequence GTGAGTGATCTCGCCGCGTTCGCGAGCGGGTTCGACGCCGTCGCGCTCAAACCGACCGAGATCGACGTCGCGTCGATCGATCTCTCCGATGTCGGGCACGCAGTCGTCGACTACGAGGGCCGCAAACACCTTCCGGAGCCAGCACTGCTCGCCGACCGCGCCCGCGAGACGGCGCTGTCGGTCACGACGCCGGTCCGTGCCGACGGGTTCGACCCGCTCGGCGACGACGGTCTCTCGGCATCGCTTCCCGAAACCGTCGGTCGCGTGCTCGTCGCGGGCAACCCAGCCTATCTCACCGAAACGGAGCGAACGCGCGCCATCGCCCCGCGGCTCGGCGCGGCCCGCGAGCGCACGCCGGCGGCCTGGGTCGGCACCGAGGGAATCGCGCGGATTGCGCTCGCGGCCGGCGGCACCCAGTTCGAACTGCTCGCGCCGACGACCATCCGCGAGGTGCGCGCACTCCGGGCGGCGGGCTTCGACGACGGGATCGCCGTCTACACGCCCGTCGTGCGCAGCGCCGACGAGGACGTCCTTCTGGACGCGCTCGGCGACTACGTCGCCCGCCGCGGCTCGGTCTCCGCCGCCCTAGACGATGCGCGCGGGGACGTCGCGACCGCCGCCGACGGGATGCGAACCGATGCGGGAGCGACGGGCGAACCGCGCTCGGTGTTGGTCTCGGCGATCGAGCGGTTCGCGCTCGTCGGCACCGACGACGCGATCGACGGACGCATCGACGAACTCCGATCGGCCGGCGTCGACACGCTCGTCGGCTATCCGGCGCGCGGTCCCGCGGCGCTCGGGCGCTGA
- a CDS encoding AI-2E family transporter — translation MELDRGVLAAAIVVFAALSLLVVLPLAQYVLLALLLGYVLYPLQRRLAPRIGTRIASGSLILATALVVLIPLGTVITIAARQALQVYRAILSGNLGVDTVEQFIGEQFGVAVDVSRLLGEFNPNELVNVVEGGGGSALFGSVMKVFGGLSDVALGLTVLLFLTYYLLVDGSASMRWLRSVSPLSDAAWSEFVERVDQLVWAVIVGNVAVAVVQGVLTGIGLVVLDFPSAVFWTVVTVVLGLLPLIGAFIVWAPAAAYLLIIGRPVAAVVLFVYGATVVSLSDNYLRPVIGGREAGLNPGLFVLGISGGLFVFGFLGVFFGPVVLGILKVVVELFARERAPAGPGDGGRRAS, via the coding sequence ATGGAACTCGATCGGGGGGTGCTCGCTGCGGCTATCGTCGTCTTCGCGGCGCTCTCGTTGCTGGTGGTTCTCCCACTTGCCCAGTACGTCCTGCTCGCGCTACTGCTCGGCTACGTGCTCTATCCGCTGCAGAGACGCCTCGCTCCGCGGATCGGTACGCGCATCGCCTCGGGCTCGCTCATCCTCGCGACGGCGCTCGTGGTCTTGATCCCACTCGGAACGGTGATCACGATCGCCGCGCGGCAGGCGTTGCAGGTCTACCGGGCCATCCTCTCCGGCAACCTCGGAGTCGATACCGTCGAGCAGTTCATCGGTGAGCAGTTCGGCGTCGCCGTCGACGTCAGTCGATTGCTCGGCGAGTTCAATCCGAACGAACTCGTCAACGTGGTCGAGGGCGGCGGCGGATCGGCGCTGTTCGGCAGCGTCATGAAAGTCTTCGGCGGGCTCTCGGACGTCGCCCTCGGTCTGACGGTGTTGCTCTTTCTCACGTATTACCTGCTCGTCGACGGGTCGGCCTCGATGCGCTGGTTGCGCAGTGTCTCCCCGCTGTCCGATGCCGCCTGGTCGGAGTTCGTCGAGCGCGTCGATCAGCTCGTGTGGGCCGTGATCGTCGGCAACGTCGCGGTGGCGGTCGTCCAGGGCGTGCTCACCGGCATCGGGCTGGTTGTCCTCGATTTCCCGAGTGCCGTCTTTTGGACGGTCGTCACGGTGGTGCTCGGACTGCTGCCGCTCATCGGTGCGTTCATCGTCTGGGCACCGGCGGCAGCCTACCTGCTAATCATCGGCCGTCCCGTCGCCGCCGTGGTGTTGTTCGTCTACGGAGCCACGGTCGTGAGCCTCTCCGACAACTACCTCCGACCGGTCATCGGCGGCCGCGAGGCGGGTCTCAACCCCGGTCTGTTCGTCCTCGGCATCTCCGGTGGGCTGTTCGTCTTCGGTTTTCTCGGCGTGTTCTTCGGCCCCGTCGTTCTCGGAATCCTCAAAGTGGTCGTCGAGCTGTTCGCCCGCGAGCGCGCACCGGCAGGCCCGGGCGATGGAGGGCGTCGCGCTAGCTAA
- a CDS encoding DUF7346 family protein, whose protein sequence is MQTVRTDDGDRYLLVRHSGESSRVRDPVTSEEHSLATDRLEPLPDESALDTAASAISEPVRRLMSAVPDDRALGLLREIDVRGPVAVRDLLAYDLCESDLHGLCGEFRAAGLIEPCEVAGERGYRTTADASTALATLREE, encoded by the coding sequence ATGCAGACCGTTCGTACCGATGATGGCGACCGCTATCTCCTCGTCCGTCATTCCGGCGAATCAAGCCGCGTGCGCGACCCCGTGACCAGCGAGGAGCACAGCCTCGCTACCGACCGTCTCGAACCCCTCCCCGATGAGTCGGCGCTCGACACGGCCGCCAGCGCGATCTCGGAGCCGGTTCGCCGACTGATGAGCGCCGTGCCCGACGACCGCGCGCTCGGGCTGCTTCGCGAAATCGACGTTCGTGGGCCGGTCGCAGTCCGCGATCTCCTGGCGTACGATCTCTGTGAAAGCGATCTCCACGGTCTCTGTGGGGAGTTCCGGGCGGCTGGACTGATCGAACCCTGTGAGGTCGCCGGCGAGCGCGGCTATCGGACGACTGCCGACGCGAGTACGGCGCTTGCCACACTCCGCGAGGAGTGA
- a CDS encoding DUF7322 domain-containing protein — MSDDPVDGSIDRLEPDEPDPEAEYSPDIPSVSVPDATEDIPSVSIPEIGDTDVPPRLARAFWGAVVAVNIGLFAVSIGLMVGVFRGQWQLGATAITLGIVALLSGYRRYRAYQNR, encoded by the coding sequence GTGTCCGACGATCCCGTCGACGGCTCGATCGACCGGCTTGAGCCGGACGAGCCGGACCCCGAAGCCGAATACAGCCCCGATATCCCGTCGGTTTCGGTTCCCGACGCGACGGAGGACATCCCATCGGTTTCGATCCCCGAGATCGGCGACACCGACGTCCCACCAAGGCTGGCGCGGGCGTTCTGGGGTGCGGTCGTCGCGGTCAACATCGGTCTGTTCGCGGTCTCCATCGGTCTCATGGTCGGCGTCTTCCGCGGACAGTGGCAACTCGGTGCGACCGCGATCACCCTCGGAATCGTGGCGCTGCTCTCGGGCTATCGCCGCTACCGCGCCTATCAGAACCGCTAA